The nucleotide sequence ATTAAGATTAAGATgataatactattttttttttgaaaaatagagATCCCttctcttttatatatatatattcctctCGGCTCCTACTTCTGTTTCTTTCCTTCTCGGCAGCCGCTGCTGAATCAGTTACCTAGAAAGGCTGCATCTTcagcccctctctctctcttccctctctcttATGCGATCATCTGCTCCAGCTAGGCTTTAGATCCTAGCGTCTCCGCCGAGTCAAATCCATTTGAATCGGAGTTTCAAGTTGGGGATTTTGTTTTCTTCCGATTTCAATCTGGTAAATTTTCTCATTCTTTACCTAATTTGACCTCCGATTGTAGCTGGATCTGAATGCTTTCGGATTTTTGTCTCGGTTCAAGTTTTTCTCGGCTCGATTTTGGTGTTTTGAGCGATGAAATTTGGAATTGAGCTGTTAGCTCAATAATGgtggaatttgaaaaattggGGATTTGAGCTTTTTGGGGTTTCTGATTTTTTAGGTAAAGCCGTGAAATTGatgttggtttttcttttttgatgtATTTGGATAAggaaattaaggattttttgtttttgttgcttCATTATTCATGTTTGAGCTGGTAGTTTACGATGGTGGGTAGTTTTGATTGGATTGTAACTATGAGCATGTTTGGGACCGCTTTTGGAATTGGGAAAAGCATTAAAAGTGCTTATGGATCATAGAAGCGCTTTCTGGAGAAGCACTTGTTAAGTTCTTCTTCGTAAAGAAATTGgattttttctaacaaaatcaTAGGGTTTCTAATAAAAGCACTGATGAGCACAACTGCGTCCTATAAGAGCAGTCCCAAACCAGCCCTATGAATTTGTTCGATATCATAGCTGAACTTTCAGGTCTGTAATCAACTTACAGAGTTTCAGTCCTTGTTATTACACTGTACTTAATGTTTTGGAAAGAAAGAGAAGCAGGTTAATACTTGTTATTAAAGGAGAAGTACCAGGTTGATGCCGTACGATAATTGACAAAAATGGCATTGTCGTAGTTATGCCATTGTGGGAGGTGCATCCCtatgttagttttgatttcTGGTTGTGGAAATAGTTATATGTTGATTTTACGGTCATCTTTGTGTTGTTAGTATTTATTCTCTTCAATGACATGCGTTGAGGCTTCGTTTGCATTGACGTTATCATTTGTTTCTAATTGTTGTTTCAGTACTCAAAAGTAATACTTTCAAACTATGGAACAAGTTGCTTTCAGTGTATTATCTTTTGGGGGCCTCTGAGATTTCGGAATTGTGTGCTCATATGCATTTAATCACGTGTGGTGTTGGCTTAAATTCTTGAATGTAATTGaagcttttctttttgtttgttgaatatATGAGATCTTCTTTTTGTAATGTTGTCATTGCTGCCTGTTCTTGGTATGGACTTAAGTTCAACACCATCTGTAATCTGTAAAGCAGGTTGTTGTTCTCTTACTCATGTTATGTGGACTTTTTTCTGTTTCAATAGCTCTGCTACTATCATATTGGGAGAGCATTGGAGTCGGGAGAGTGTGAAGCATCTTTGAGAGCTCAAAATGCCTAAGGATAGAAGGGGACGTTCTGTTTCTCGTGATAGGTATAGAGCATCTCCTTATCCATGCAGCTCCAGTCATACAAGGTGGTCGTCGCCCAAAATTCCTTCAGAAACCGAGGACAATTTGAAAGAATGGGAAGAAGCCAGATGCCCTGTTTGCTTGGAGCATCCACACAATGCTGTTCTCCTAATATGTTCATCCTATGCGAAGGGGTGCCGCCCTTACATGTGTGACACAAGCTACCGCCATTCAAACTGTCTAGACCAGTATTGCAAGTCATTTTCGGCAGAAACCTCACCAACTATCCCGCCAGAAGGAGCAACTCAGATTTCAGATACTCAGTTGTCTCCATCTGAAACTCTTGAATCAACAATTACTCAAGTGCAAAATGATATTACAATTGAGGATGAGCTCTCCTCCATGAATTCCGTATCTTGTGAGCATCAGGCAGAGCCGAAGCTTGTGTGCCCCCTCTGCCGTGGGGAGATAACAGATTGGATTATTGTGGAGCCTGCTCGTTGTTTCAtgaatgcaaaatcaagaaattgTTCTTGTGAGACATGTAATTATAACGGAACCTATGCAGATCTCAGGAAGCATGCGAGGCTGGAGCATCCATTAGTGCGCCCATCAGAGGCAGACCCAGAGCGACAGCGTACCTGGAGGAGTTTGGAGCGACAGAGGGATATTGCTGACCTGTTCAGCTCAATCCAATCTTCAGTTGGAGAGGATAGGGGTGATGATAGCAGTAGTTTGCCGGCTGATGACGGTGCGGGCTGGCTAACCATATTCTTTCTAGTTAGAGTAGTTCGACCTGGGTCCAGTTCGAGGAGCAGCAGCTGGTATGGAACCACAAGAACCAGAGCACAAGTTAGTATGAGAAGGAGATCAAACAGACTATGGGGGGAGAGCTACGAGGGCGAAGCTGCATCTTCAACCGTAGAAGAGGATAACGAGTCTTCAGACGGTGACTCAGGTGTCAGGAGGCGCAGTGCGCGCCTCCGGCGACGGACAACACCAGACAACCACCAGCCATGATTGCTTACGTTTGAGAGATCATTGAATCTGTTTCTTTTCCGTCGTCCTCGTTTTCCCGAAAGGTTTGAAAGTAAGTTTGGTCCAGTTCTGTGTTCGGCAGCTTTCAGTAGCTTACTGATTGTTTTGCTTCTGCCCGGTGAAACCTCTTCCTTCACATTCTGTTAACGAACCAAAGATTATAAATATGATGCTGAGAGATATATTGAAGAAATGTATTTATGTGTTTATTTCGCAGGACTCGcgtatttgtaatttttctcCGGCAATTAACGAGAGTACCTCTTCGTACCGCGAGAGATTTACATGAAACGGGATGATATTGCTAACTTAGCATGTGTCGCTACCTCTTTTAGCTGTTTCATGGGAGAGGAATTTACATGAATGTGTTTACCGTTACGTGGCGTTTTGGATTCAGTCTAAGGTTTTGGTTTTAATTACAAGTTTTATGCTGGAGTAGAAGTGCTTTTACAGAAGCAAttcaaaaattagaaaaaaaatgcagaGTGCCGTGCCGGATGGTCTCACGGTCCTATACTCGTGTTGTACCATTACGTGAACCGGGTCCGCTTTTCTGTTTTCCACtcaatattttaattcaattttcttgttGCGGTCAAAGGACGAAAGTGCCACTCCCTTTCCTCAATGACCCTACGTGACTACCCTAAACATCTCGCGAGAAAGCGCTCCAAAATTTCGCGCTATTCCTCAAACACCTCCCGCGAAATTCACAGTCGGTCAAACAACGACAACCAAAGTGGTCCACCTGTCCAAATTTTTGAAAGTTCAAAAAATTACAGCTTCATGCTGTTGCTAttcgaaaaaattaaaataagtgcATTTACTTTTCAATACTGTactccagaaaaaaaaaaaaaaaaaaaaaaaaaaaaaaaaaaaaaaacaaggtaGGTCAGCTGACCCTGCAAGCTCAAAATTCTTCATAAAAAAAGTTAGGCCGTCTTTAGTCCTCCTGAGCCACCTTCTAACTTCTCGACGAATAACTTTTATAAGGCATTGGGCAAATTAGCTGTCAACCTCATACCTCTGTATGTGTTTCTATAGGCATATATCGATAGGTTCAATCATCGTATTGGTATTTGTGGTATCATTGATCAAAAGTTATTGACATTAATAAACATGCTGGTTCGGAAGTTGTTCGCATATGTTGACAGGTGTGCAATACGACTTGACAAACGATCTCATGCTTACCAAGGCTTGATGAAATGCCAATTTGGATGCTAATTCGTCTAAAATATTTTGCACGCTATTCTTACTGACATCccactatttttttttggtccgCCACTgtctagaagaaaaaaaatacataaatcacataaaatgatTTTAGTAATTTATCGTCACGTGACTTCAATACGTTATAATAATGTGAACCAGTTTTATCTAAGATCTATCTTCTCAAAGTAAATATCATCTACTACTATTATAACATGATTTTTAATAATACTTTCGCATATCAGGTATTACGAAATTTTTAACCATTAAATCTTTAATAAAAactatgaaaattaaaatgtgaCAGGACAAAATGTCCGGAGGATTCAGTATTCCGAACACCGTGGAGTTTTAGTGTTGTAAACGTGTGAAATAGTATATACGACAGTCACACAGATTTCTCCACCTTGTCTTCGCCCATGATGGCCttccatttttgaaattaaatttttatttttgtttgtttatatttatttttcgtttttaatttgttcatcaaAAGCCCCAAAGCTTTCTATATTTTTCCTCGTCTCGCCGGAAGACGGATCTCTGAACTGAAGGCGTCGCATTTAAcattctctctgtctctccgaCGGACTGGGAAGGGGAGGAGAAGAACAACAACGCAAAATTGGAAACCTTTGTGGGGGGTTTTTTCAGAAATTCGAAAAGATTTGGGGGTAAAAATGGGGTCGGAGAGCACCTCTCTACGCGGCGGCGGGATTGAAAACAGCAGAAAGGGCAACGAGACTCAGGTGGTGTTGAATGTCTACGACCTCACCCCCCTCAATAATTACACCGTCTGGTTCGGTCTCGGAATCTTTCACTCCGGTATTGAAGGTAAAAAATATTAGGACCTTTTCGAatcctttccttttttcttttcttttgcaaatTCTGAAAATTGTTTCCTTTCTGtttgatttttcgtttttttatgtgttttggtGATCTGGGTAtcttttcattttggttttctctGTTGGGTTTTGTTTAGTTAATTTTTGGATTCGTTTGTTTCCTTTTCTGGGCATGCTTAATTACGATGGATATGCATTTATTCTTATTGTTTATGTGTTTGAAGATTGGTTtttgaagcaaaaaaaaaaagattggcaCTTTCAATACTTACATGGAGAAGGAAGGATGCCGGGTTTTCGGATTTGTTCGACTCTTATTTGCTGTTTTGAAGTATGAATGTGCTTACATATTTAAAGTGTAGTTGTGTTGTGGTATATTATTGAGTACTTTGGCTTCTTTTGCATCCAATATTAGTTAGATGTGTAGCAACATGAATTGAAAGGTTTGCACCAGGATCTAGAGCGATGCTGTTGTATACCATTACGTATAGTGCAATGGTGATCAAGTTTTGCAATGTGAAATGAAATTGGTCAGCTTTTTTGTTcctttatgcttggttatgaaGAACTGCTAATCGGAATGTGCTGCATATCGTGGTGTGTGGGTATTATGTATGAGCCCCAGTTGACTCTATGTATTATTGTACCGCTACTTTCTTCTGCCACGTGATGATTCTGGGCGTATCTTGGGATTAGGGGAGGTATTAGAGATAGATTTCTCGATGTGTTGGGAGATATTTTCCTGGTTGATTGAGTTTGGATATTGTGTTGTTATAAGCTTTTATGAGAGTTGTTTTACAAATTGAACTGAATCTTGAATCATCCTTTCTGGAAATTGCACTGACCAATGAGTGACTTCGTTTAATTGTTGTTCATTTCCTTGAGATGCAAATAAGGAGAAATTATGTTTAAACGATATCATCTGTCTGTTGTATAAACAGTCCATGGCAAAGAGTACGGTTTTGGAGCCCATGACTTCCCAGTTAGCGGAGTTTTTGAAGTGGAACCAAGGAGCTGCCCAGGTTTTATTTATCGATGTTCCATTCAACTTGgccgcataaatatgcttcccTCTGAATTTCGGACATTTATTGAGAATGTTGCGGCAGAGTATCATGGGGATACCTATCATCTCATCACCAAGAATTGCAACCATTTCACAGATGAGATGGCATTTAGGTTGACAGAAAAACGGATTCCTGGATGGGTGAATCGGCTTGCTCGTCTAGGTAAAGAGAACTTTTCTACTGACTATTCTAGTAGTTCTATATTTCATTGGTATGTGTTAGCTGGAACTCATTTACGTTTGCAtcatttttaattgatttagtCTGATATAAATCTTTGAGATGAATGTAATTACCGCATGAAatagtttcttttcttgttcaGGTAGGACTGTATGAATGTCTTTTAAAACcgcaaaatcaaaatcatatcATTTGTGAGGGTTGGATTTAGATGCTTTCATTTGTGTCTTCATCTTCCTATGTAATATTCTGCGTATTATTTATGTGCTGCCCTTTACATCTCAAGGTGATTGGTAATTCTCGGAGACATGCAATCACAAATGGGTATGATTTATTTCTCGAAGTGTTTTTAAGACCATGTTTTCATTGTAATTTCAGGTGCCTTATGCAGTTGTCTTCTCCCCGAAAGTCTTCAAGTGACCACTGTTAAACAAATACCTGAATACCATCACGAGTCAGGTGAGTTCCCTCGACTATTTTCTACTCAGTATTATAGTGTCTGTATTCAGTGTGCTGATTCTAGTTGTTACATCCCTAACGTTCTTCTTTTCTGGGTCCAGAAGATGGTACTGAAACTCTATCAATCACAACGCCTCGTGAGTCAGCGGAAGTTGATGACGATCAAGAAAAACGCCTACTGTCCCCACTGGCTTCACTTTCACCCGTGGCGGGAAGTGGAGATGTAACTTTTGTTAAAGAGGCTcaaaagtgaaacaaaccctCAACTTTTGCAGATAGAGGAAGGAGTCACCCTTCGGGAAAAGGGCGGTTTGGCCAGTTATTGGTGTGCCTGTCATTGTTATGCAACTCTTTTCCGAAAGAAAGCCTCAATTGTATTCATTATCTGTGTGCACAAGCGTTCAACTAGACGTGTGTTTTTCTTCTATTTcggctattttttatttaattttttcaacGGAGGAATCCGAAATTAGGTCATAGTTTGGTATGGTTTGTGATTTGTGCATGAGGGAAGGGAACTATTTTTGCAAGTGGAAACGAATCTGAGTGTTTTGGTCTTTGATTTCTTCTGTAATTTTTTCAAACGTTGGAATGATGCTATAAATTGTTTCATTTTGTCTCGCAAGAGTACTCATCCGCCAAGTTCAGATTTAATTTCTTCTGTAGTTTGACACATATGCAAAAATAACTCGACAAGAAATTGCAATCTCAGGCAATTAAGAGGAACATGGACACATACGACATGTTCATAATTCAAATAATGAATGTCAGTTGCACACGAATATCGATTTAACCAGTGCCACCAGCCAAATAATAACAGGACATATAGGTTGTGCTAAACACTCGAAAGTATTGTTTGCTACATAATTCCTTTCTGCTTCCTCTTCCGTTGCCGTCACTCGAGTTTTTCATGGGCGTCCTACGAAGAAGTCCCGTCAAGCCCCAGTTTTGACCTTAGCCAAGCACAAACCTCGTCCATCTCTTCCGGGATTGTATAATGACCAAGCCTGCATATACTCAAACAAATCATTCTTGTATTTCGTTGTCTTGATAAATTTATATACAACTTTTCGACATAATCTAAGAATCACATACGCGTTATAGGATTTGAATGTCACGTCCTGAAAGCCATTTGACCTTAAGGACTGCGACGATTTCTCACCAAACTTGTAAGAAACCACATTATCACCTGCAATAAATCATATCCACAGCATTATGAACTAGGCTCGGCTTGTGATTTAAAATACAGAGCACCTACGCAACAAGATGCTAGAGGCAAGGATGTAACAAAGCTTTTTCTTCGATGCAGATAatttaaaatacaaataaaacgaGCAATATTTTTACACGAGAGATAATCATATGCATACTTTTCCCATGACATAACAAAAGCGGAATGGAGGCAGCACGCCTTGCAGCTTCATCTACTTCTTCTAACTTCTTACTCAAGGTCCTGAAAGAGAAAAGGATTTGTAACTATAGGCACTTAAATACACTGCAAAAACAATCCAGCCGAGATAAGGAGAGTGTGAGAGGACAAACTTGGAACATGGAAGCCATCCGCTCAGTCCAACAACCGCACTCAGATTGCATGGGTATTGATTACCATTCCCATATTTTCTTGTAACAAAGCAGGCCGCAGAGTATAGGGCTGTAGCTGCACCCATACTAAACCCTCCAACTCCAAGTTTAACTGTAACAGAGAAAATTCAAAAGCGTATATGGTATTAGAATAATGGCATTAACAGAGTTTTGTAGACAAGACATCCTGCATAGAGTTTACTTTGAAAAAACGCTAGTCATAGTTTACAAGCTTGTCTTTTCaaaatatctcatcaatcaagaGGGGCAATGAAATTCTAAGCATCCGTGcagaaaaaaatcaaacaaatgatAGCAGCAATTGGAGTTCATCAAATGCTAAAATCGAGCAAGAAGAAACCTACTGTCATCAGGCTCTGTTGATAACAAATTCGCAACATGTGCTGCAGAAGCATCCAAACCCTCTACATCATCCGGAGCATCTTCTGAAAGTTCTCCAACATTAAACCCTGTTTAAATCACATAACCGCTTTAGTGGAGTTTATGACTTTCGATTCACCAAAAACCgaatgacattttctttttctgcgaCTATAATCAGATCAACTGCTGAATGTGGatttattaatgaaaaaaacttacaagCAGTGGAGGGAAAGCCACCAAAAATCGCAATTGGTTGAGTAGGAGCAGTTGGACAAATCCACTTAATCTGCATCGCATAATTTTCACCATAAGTCATTAACAGtaaattatgaaaattcaattcaaattgtTTGTATGTATTTATTCTTACATTTGGAAGAGGGAGGGATTCCAAGAGCTGTGACCAGCTGTCAGACAGAAAAATATAAATCTTAAGACTTCAAGTGTGTACGTatataaaaaaaggataaatcATGCGATTCTCTAGTTTTAATTcgcaaaaatattaaaaaaattactgtTCTCTATAACGAAGGAACTtcgaaattaataaaaagtcaTTTAAATGAAAAACTTCCTCAGTTTCCTAATTACTGTgtaaccttaaaaaaaaatggtaacaTAAGCAATGAGGCCAAAGTATCACCTTGAACCATTATCGCCGAGGCCATGTAACCAAACTACAGTGGCCTGGTGTTTGCCCTTAGGTCTGACTACATAGGTTCTTCCAAACTCAAACGCCCTTCTAGCAGTTCTACCACCTGAAATCATGATACCCTAATGAGAAAGGTGCAAATAACAGAACCAATGAAACCTCAGGCAAATGGATAAGTATGAAAGATAGCCCAAAATCGCCAACAAGGAAAATGGAAGAACCATAAAAGCGTGAGTGATCTCTTCGTTCTTTTC is from Pyrus communis chromosome 10, drPyrComm1.1, whole genome shotgun sequence and encodes:
- the LOC137747284 gene encoding uncharacterized protein → MPKDRRGRSVSRDRYRASPYPCSSSHTRWSSPKIPSETEDNLKEWEEARCPVCLEHPHNAVLLICSSYAKGCRPYMCDTSYRHSNCLDQYCKSFSAETSPTIPPEGATQISDTQLSPSETLESTITQVQNDITIEDELSSMNSVSCEHQAEPKLVCPLCRGEITDWIIVEPARCFMNAKSRNCSCETCNYNGTYADLRKHARLEHPLVRPSEADPERQRTWRSLERQRDIADLFSSIQSSVGEDRGDDSSSLPADDGAGWLTIFFLVRVVRPGSSSRSSSWYGTTRTRAQVSMRRRSNRLWGESYEGEAASSTVEEDNESSDGDSGVRRRSARLRRRTTPDNHQP
- the LOC137747150 gene encoding deSI-like protein At4g17486 isoform X2, whose product is MGSESTSLRGGGIENSRKGNETQVVLNVYDLTPLNNYTVWFGLGIFHSGIEVHGKEYGFGAHDFPVSGVFEVEPRSCPGFIYRCSIQLGRINMLPSEFRTFIENVAAEYHGDTYHLITKNCNHFTDEMAFRLTEKRIPGWVNRLARLGALCSCLLPESLQVTTVKQIPEYHHESDGTETLSITTPRESAEVDDDQEKRLLSPLASLSPVAGSGDVTFVKEAQK
- the LOC137747150 gene encoding deSI-like protein At4g17486 isoform X1, with product MGSESTSLRGGGIENSRKGNETQVVLNVYDLTPLNNYTVWFGLGIFHSGIEVHGKEYGFGAHDFPVSGVFEVEPRSCPGFIYRCSIQLGRINMLPSEFRTFIENVAAEYHGDTYHLITKNCNHFTDEMAFRLTEKRIPGWVNRLARLGALCSCLLPESLQVTTVKQIPEYHHESEDGTETLSITTPRESAEVDDDQEKRLLSPLASLSPVAGSGDVTFVKEAQK
- the LOC137747148 gene encoding acyl-protein thioesterase 1-like — its product is MSFTGPSVGSGGRTARRAFEFGRTYVVRPKGKHQATVVWLHGLGDNGSSWSQLLESLPLPNIKWICPTAPTQPIAIFGGFPSTAWFNVGELSEDAPDDVEGLDASAAHVANLLSTEPDDIKLGVGGFSMGAATALYSAACFVTRKYGNGNQYPCNLSAVVGLSGWLPCSKTLSKKLEEVDEAARRAASIPLLLCHGKSDNVVSYKFGEKSSQSLRSNGFQDVTFKSYNALGHYTIPEEMDEVCAWLRSKLGLDGTSS